In Metarhizium brunneum chromosome 3, complete sequence, a genomic segment contains:
- the DHX9 gene encoding ATP-dependent RNA helicase produces MSAKVNRPVSLTKDEHQHQSVGDWRAVTPCRFFLTGSCTKGTSCPFLHDVKSSNSSDTDSQEARVKSRYTVGSGDSKPICKYYKIGVCKYGAKCIYVHADDGQLPQNAAAEPPEDEDKKDDFTRTIGGAFVQFDAGARVSKIRLPGDFSAARISGLRQNTSKESVRDMLAEKGLHISVDDICTFHMEGSYGATVRSDDASFSKRLCSLVQPGCTWGGSKIIVTSIAAPMPSGHNARRVDCKKVHVSWHKAVKIVWLNFGNGDIARRVSDMFSKGAYRVLDQRVTAAAATRAESVIPSRPARGNHVAWTVVLTDVPAAAQERDILRAITHERNKPHHVEMGAPTYSTDEEEAWAMIRSLLTNIGPLEYCDPPLETNANSRRVKATARFLDEADARRASLELGKMELPFHRKARLTVQMVYSAKFKVAINVFDAVQSRIVAQQTTWKDNISFRAYKPTGPLQRFRVLKIEGELAENVVNAKADLESILAGVVATDNDATLWHSSLKTNGKLFQAIKTLEKELSVTILRDKVKSELRLFGAQRRCEDAQRRLAQLIRMESGSNSSRVIELEPQKFFWACHGGFRTIAGQLGQEKVLFDIISTPKKIIVSGSLEDYDLAVAIMEGRKQVPERVEQAKAHDTAQECSVCWTEADTPVKIKCGHIYCLECFEDSCTKANTTAGEFMILCHGNQGNCRSVMAVEDLQTYLSSAALETVLELSFSSHVKRNPNTFRYCPSPDCDFVYRVSSAARTQNCSNCLRPTCSACHEPHIGMSCAEHQDLKSGGFAALMKLKKKLGIKDCPKCATPLEKVSGCNHMTCAACKAHICWVCLMTFANGPAVYEHMGKLHGGHIDLPGV; encoded by the exons ATGAGTGCCAAAGTTAATCGTCCCGTCTCCTTGACGAAAGACGAGCACCAACACCAGTCCGTTGGGGACTGGCGAGCAGTCACACCCTGTCGATTCTTCCTGACGGGATCATGTACAAAGGGAACCTCGTGTCCCTTTTTGCATGATGTCAAATCATCAAATAGTTCAGATACGGACTCCCAAGAG GCCCGCGTAAAGAGCAGATACACAGTCGGCTCTGGAGATTCGAAGCCCATTTGCAAGTATTACAAGATCGGAGTTTGCAAATATGGAGCAAAATGCATATATGTCCATGCCGACGATGGACAGCTCCCCCAGAACGCGGCTGCTGAACCACCAGAG GATGAAGACAAGAAAGACGACTTCACAAGAACCATCGGCGGTGCATTCGTCCAGTTCGACGCAGGTGCTCGCGTATCCAAGATCCGCCTGCCTGGTGACTTCTCTGCTGCTCGCATCAGCGGATTACGGCAAAATACGTCGAAAGAATCGGTTCGAGATATGCTAGCTGAAAAGGGTTTACACATCAGCGTCGACGATATTTGCACATTTCACATGGAAGGTAGTTACGGAGCAACCGTCAGATCGGACGATGCGTCGTTTTCAAAACGACTCTGCAGTCTCGTTCAACCCGGCTGCACATGGGGAGGATCGAAGATAATAGTCACGTCTATTGCCGCGCCCATGCCCTCTGGTCATAACGCTCGACGCGTAGACTGCAAAAAGGTCCATGTTTCTTGGCATAAAGCAGTCAAGATTGTCTGGTTGAACTTTGGCAACGGAGATATCGCCCGCCGTGTGAGTGACATGTTCTCAAAGGGGGCATATAGGGTCTTGGACCAGAGAGTCACTGCTGCCGCAGCTACCAGAGCCGAATCCGTCATACCCTCGCGGCCAGCCCGTGGGAACCATGTTGCCTGGACTGTTGTATTGACTGATGTCCCGGCTGCCGCACAGGAGCGCGACATTTTGCGAGCCATCACGCATGAGCGGAACAAACCTCACCATGTAGAGATGGGGGCCCCAACGTACTCAacagacgaggaggaggcttggGCGATGATACGTTCTCTCTTAACAAATATCGGACCCTTGGAGTATTGTGACCCCCCCTTGGAGACGAATGCAAATTCCAGGCGGGTGAAGGCAACTGCGCGCTTCCTCGATGAGGCTGACGCTCGCAGAGCTTCCCTGGAACTTGGCAAAATGGAACTCCCTTTCCATCGCAAGGCACGGTTAACTGTGCAGATGGTGTACTcggccaagttcaaggtCGCCATCAACGTTTTCGACGCTGTGCAGTCTCGAATCGTTGCCCAGCAGACAACTTGGAAAGATAACATTTCCTTCAGGGCCTACAAGCCCACAGGCCCTCTGCAACGTTTCAGAGTTTTGAAGATTGAGGGCGAGTTGGCAGAAAATGtcgtcaatgccaaggctGACCTTGAATCGATCCTTGCTGGTGTCGTCGCGACGGACAACGACGCCACCCTCTGGCATTCTTCACTCAAGACCAATGGGAAGCTTTTCCAAGCGATCAAGACACTAGAGAAAGAACTTTCGGTAACCATCCTCCGGGACAAGGTAAAATCCGAATTGCGCCTCTTCGGAGCCCAGCGGCGTTGCGAAGACGCGCAGCGTCGACTGGCTCAGCTGATACGCATGGAATCGGGGTCAAATTCCTCTAGAGTCATTGAGCTTGAACCCCAGAAATTCTTTTGGGCTTGCCACGGGGGTTTCAGAACAATTGCCGGCCAACTCGGTCAAGAAAAGGTCCTGTTTGATATCATCTCCACGCCAAAGAAAATTATTGTCTCTGGTTCCCTGGAAGACTATGATCTGGCCGTAGCAATCATGGAAGGCAGAAAACAGGTCCCAGAGCGAGTTGAGCAGGCAAAAGCCCATGACACCGCGCAGGAATGTTCGGTTTGCTGGACCGAGGCCGATACTCCTGTCAAGATAAAGTGTGGACACATTTATTGCTTGGAGTGTTTTGAAGACAGTTGCaccaaagcaaacaccacggCCGGGGAGTTCATGATCCTGTGCCATGGCAACCAGGGCAACTGCAGGAGCGTCATGGCAGTTGAGGACCTGCAGACATACCTCTCCTCGGCTGCACTCGAGACCGTCCTTGAGCTGTCCTTTTCGTCTCATGTAAAGCGTAACCCAAACACGTTTCGCTACTGCCCCAGTCCAGATTGCGACTTTGTATACAGGGTCTCGTCGGCTGCCAGAACGCAGAACTGCTCCAACTGCCTCCGGCCTACGTGCTCTGCGTGCCACGAGCCGCACATTGGCATGTCGTGCGCGGAGCATCAAGACCTGAAGTCGGGGGGGTTCGCAGCGTTGATGAAACTCAAGAAAAAGCTGGGAATCAAGGATTGCCCAAAGTGCGCAACTCCGCTTGAGAAGGTCTCGGGATGCAACCACATGACGTGCGCAGCCTGCAAGGCTCATATATGCTGGGTGTGCTTGATGACATTTGCAAATGGCCCGGCCGTGTACGAGCATATGGGGAAGCTCCATGGAGGCCATATCGACTTGCCGGGTGTCTGA